CTAGCCGGCATCAACGACAACGTCCACATCCAGCGTCAATTGGTGCATGACCTTGTGCGCATCCGTGTGCGCCCGTACTATTTATATCAATGCGACCTGGTCGAAGGCGCGGGTCATTTCCGCACGCCGGTGGCAAAGGGCATCGAGATCATGGAAGGCTTGCGCGGACATACCTCCGGGTACGCAGTGCCGCAGTTCATCGTGGATGCGCCCGGCGGCGGCGGCAAGATTCCGCTCATGCCGAACTATCTGCTGAGCATGTCCGATCACAAGATTCTTTTGCGGAACTACGAAGGCTACATCACCACCTACGAGGAACCGACCGATTACCTCCCCTCGGATGCGGCGCAGTATAAGGGACTCAAACGACCCGAACCGGGTCAAACCGGACTGACAGGCCTGCTCGACGGCGAGGAGATGTTCATCAAGCCCGAAGGCTTCGACGAACTTCATAACCGCGACGGCATCCAGCACCGCTTGAAGGACGAAAACAAGTGGAAGCCGCTGGGCATCGGCTCCGGCGAATCGGATTAAGATATAGGACCTGACAGGCGATGCACTGAGCCAGTCGAAGTGTTTCCAATACCTGTCAGGTCTGCACAAAGGAGAATATCATGCGCAAAAATTTGATCATCGGTGCGGTGTTTGTATTTCTGATCACGGCCTGCCTTCCTGGGCAGAACGAGGCGGAATTCGAATCGCGCGTCCAAACGGCAATTGCCCTGACCATGCAGGTCAACGAGCAGGTGGCGCGGAACGTTTCAAACACGCTCACGGCTCTGGCGCCCATCGCTTCGCCGACGCCCGTCGCTACCGATACTCCCGCCGCAACCGATACGCTCGAACCATTGATTATCGATACCGATACGCCGTTTCCCCCGCTGATATTCCCATCCGACACGCCTGCCCCTGCCAGGACACAACCCCCATACTCCTGTTACATCAGTACGCTCAGCCCCAAGAGCGGACTGGAAGTGAACCCCGGGGACAGTTTCGAGATCAGGTGGATCGTGGTTAACACCGGCACAGCGCGATGGAACGCGGGTGTCGATGTTAAATTTGCCGGGGGTGTGAATCTGACAGGTCCCTCACGCGTAGAAATCCCGGTCCCAATGAACCCGGGCGATCAATACAAGATCGTTCTGACGGGCAAAGCGCCGGCTAATAGCGGACTCAAGTACATGTCCTGGAAGGTGGACGGTCCCATCTGTTACGCCAGTGTGACGATCATGGTAAAGTAGACTTCCTGCAAAAGTCACAATTTTATCTTGCTCAAGGCGGCGTCCCCGCCGCCGGGGACTGCGGCGGGAGCACTTATGCAAGAGGTCTGGTAAATTACTGATTCTTTTATCGTTATAATCGATGGAATCTTACCCATCCCGAACCATCGACAAAGGAGCAACCTCATGGCTTTTCGATCTCCTGTTGGTACCGAAGATGAACGGAATAAAATGCCCATCAATATTTGGCCCGGCTCCTGGCTTGACGCCAACGCCTGGACGGGGAATAATCCGCCCAAATATCAATTGGGACCCGGTAATTTTGCCTTTCACACCGGTGCAGATTTGAACCTGCCCGGCGATAAGGACCGCCTCGCGCAGATTTATTCCATCGGAGACGGGGTCGTCCGTTTCGCCCACTTGGTTTCCAAAACATCCTGGGGGAACCTGGTCGTGATCAACCACGGCACTGTGAATGGAAAGCCGCTCTTCAGCCGGTACGGGCATGTCGAAGATATCGTCGTTACGAAGGGACAGGCGGTGAAGGTGGGCGACCCGATCGCCAAGGTTGGAAACCAATTCGGACGTTTCCCATACCACCTGCACTTTGACATTTCCACCACCGAACAATTGGATAAATCGCCGACCTATTGGCCAGGGCTGGACCTGCAAGGGACCAAGCATCATTTCGTCAACCCGCGCGATTGGCTTCGCGAGAACTTCAATGCAACAGCGGAGACTCTGCCGAGCGGCGCATCCGCTTCGGGCGGGGCAGGAAGCGGCACAACCGACGGGAGAAAACCAGAGGATGCGAAACCGCTCCCGACCTGGTTTGTGATCGATCCGAAAGGCGCTCAAGTCTATAAAAACCCAAGCACGAATGCGGAAAAATCCGCCCTGCTGCCGCGCGGCACGAAAGTGACCGTGGATGTGCAGAATGGACGCAAGGATGCCACTCTCACTTGGGGACCGATCGTCGGCGGGGAGTTCAACGGGCAATGGGTTGCGATTCGAAGGAACGATGGCAAGGAATCCTACCTTTCGACGAACCCGCCCCAATAACAGGCAAACGCGTTTGTAATTTCCGGAAGACCATGCGGCAAAGTCACCGAATCTCATTGATATTGATCGCGGCAGTGATCACACTCGCCTGCCTGCCCACGCTGGGACCTGACCCTTTGCCCACTTTCGATGCAAACGCTCCCCTGACAGCCATCGCCCAAACGGCCGGGGTTGCCGCCACCCAAACCGCGCTTAATGCGCCTCCCACCGCTACGGCCACACCACTGCCCACCATGACGCCGACGGATACCCCGACATCGACACCGACCTTTTTATTTCTGGTCCCCACTCTTTTCATCCCTCCCACACAAATTCCGCTCGGAAGTTCCAACCTCGATTTCGAATGCCAGGTGCTTTCGTTCGAGCCGCAGGAATTGGTGGCCGCATCCTCCAGATTCTTCGGCAAATGGCTGATCGCGAACATAGGCAAGGTCACATGGGACGCGAACAATCTGGACTATCAATACGTGGATGGGGACAAACTCCATCTGCAATCCATTTACGACTTTCCGGCGACGGTTCAGCCCGGCTCGACCGTCCAACTCGAAGTGGATATGCAGGCGCCGGCCTCACCGGGGGAGTACTACACCAGATGGCGCATCAACGCCGGGAAGGTGCGCTTCTGCCCGATGGAACTCAGGATCAAGGTCAATTAAAAATAAAATCTCCGGGTGTTGAGCCCGGAGAATGTTTTATCAGGAAGCAGGGGGAAGCGGTTCGTTGCTTGAAGGTTCAGCAGGTTTCCTGCGCATCATAAAGTACCACACTGCGATCGGGATGGCGATCAAGATGATCGAAGCGCATATCGAACCGATCCCCATCGCGGTGGCGGCCGCAGGGTCGGTACTGCCGCCCACGTTGATATCCGCTCCCGGCACGAAACTGGCAAATGTGGAGACCGCTCCGAAAAAGCACATGAAAAGCCCGGGGCAGCCGCACAGAACCACCGAAGCGATGGTTGCGATGAGACCGGTATTCTTATTGTTCATGGTTTTCTCCTTGAAAAGGA
This portion of the Anaerolineales bacterium genome encodes:
- a CDS encoding M23 family metallopeptidase, with protein sequence MAFRSPVGTEDERNKMPINIWPGSWLDANAWTGNNPPKYQLGPGNFAFHTGADLNLPGDKDRLAQIYSIGDGVVRFAHLVSKTSWGNLVVINHGTVNGKPLFSRYGHVEDIVVTKGQAVKVGDPIAKVGNQFGRFPYHLHFDISTTEQLDKSPTYWPGLDLQGTKHHFVNPRDWLRENFNATAETLPSGASASGGAGSGTTDGRKPEDAKPLPTWFVIDPKGAQVYKNPSTNAEKSALLPRGTKVTVDVQNGRKDATLTWGPIVGGEFNGQWVAIRRNDGKESYLSTNPPQ